A window from Sinorhizobium fredii encodes these proteins:
- a CDS encoding Na+/H+ antiporter subunit C, whose protein sequence is MELILSAGIGALAASGVYLLLRPRTYQVIVGLALLSYAVNLFIFSMGRLRVNAPPVLEPGGAGDLLRYTDPVPQALVLTAIVIGFAMTALFLVVLLASRGFTGTDHVDGREPPRGD, encoded by the coding sequence ATGGAGCTCATTCTCTCCGCCGGCATCGGCGCCCTCGCCGCATCGGGCGTCTATCTTCTGCTGCGACCACGCACCTATCAGGTGATCGTCGGGCTTGCGCTGCTCTCCTATGCGGTCAACCTCTTCATCTTCAGCATGGGGAGGCTCCGGGTAAACGCGCCGCCGGTGCTCGAACCCGGCGGCGCGGGCGACCTCTTGCGCTACACAGATCCCGTGCCGCAGGCCCTCGTTCTGACCGCGATCGTCATCGGCTTCGCGATGACCGCGCTCTTTCTCGTCGTGCTGCTCGCGTCACGCGGCTTCACCGGCACCGACCATGTCGACGGAAGGGAGCCGCCGCGCGGTGACTGA
- a CDS encoding monovalent cation/H+ antiporter subunit D, with product MSTEGSRRAVTDWLHHLLILPILLPLGVAAMLIPIDERERTLKGAIGFASTLVVFIVTMILMRLAAAGEGSLPGAGVYQLGNWPAPFGIVLVLDRLSALMLCLASGLALAAQAYSMARWHTAGHHFHSLFQLLVAGLNGAFLTGDLFNLFVFFEMMLAASYGLLLHGSGPLRVKAGLHYVAINLAASSLFLIGVSLIYGTTGTLNMADLATKLATLAPESRRLVETGAAVLGVAFLVKAGMWPLSFWLPAAYAAATPPVAAVFAILTKVGIYVILRLHMLVFGTAAGASAGFGQDWLLTGGMLTIAFGTIGVLASQAMGRLAAYSVLVSSGTLLAAIGLGRPEMLAGALLYLVSSTLTIAAFFLLIELVERGRDAGADVLAVTMEAYGDFDENEEEEEVGVAIPGTMAILGLCFCLCAILLSGLPPLSGFIAKFALLRGLFNVPEANQAIAISAADWIYVALLILSGLAAMIALNRVGIRTFWASIEGTIPRVVVIEITPVAILLAACVFLSFQAGPAMRYMQATADDLLAPLVHSERVLSAPRAGGE from the coding sequence ATGTCGACGGAAGGGAGCCGCCGCGCGGTGACTGATTGGCTGCACCATCTTCTGATCCTGCCGATCCTGCTGCCGCTTGGCGTCGCGGCGATGCTGATCCCGATCGACGAGCGTGAGCGCACGCTGAAGGGAGCGATCGGCTTCGCATCGACGCTCGTCGTCTTCATCGTCACGATGATCCTGATGCGGCTTGCGGCGGCAGGCGAAGGCAGCCTGCCGGGCGCCGGCGTCTACCAGCTCGGCAACTGGCCGGCGCCGTTCGGCATCGTCCTCGTCCTCGACCGGCTGTCGGCGCTGATGCTCTGCCTTGCGAGCGGTCTGGCGCTTGCCGCCCAGGCCTACTCGATGGCCCGCTGGCACACGGCCGGTCACCATTTCCACTCGCTGTTCCAGCTGCTCGTCGCCGGTCTCAACGGCGCCTTCCTGACGGGCGACCTGTTCAACCTCTTCGTGTTCTTCGAGATGATGCTGGCGGCTTCCTACGGACTGCTGCTGCACGGCTCGGGCCCGTTGCGCGTCAAAGCCGGGCTGCACTATGTCGCCATCAATCTCGCCGCCTCTTCGCTGTTCCTGATCGGCGTCAGCCTGATCTACGGTACCACTGGTACGCTCAATATGGCGGATCTCGCGACGAAGCTTGCCACGCTCGCGCCGGAAAGCCGGCGGCTCGTCGAAACCGGCGCCGCGGTGCTCGGCGTCGCCTTTCTCGTCAAGGCCGGCATGTGGCCGCTGAGCTTCTGGCTGCCGGCGGCCTATGCAGCGGCGACCCCGCCGGTCGCCGCTGTGTTCGCCATACTCACGAAAGTGGGCATCTACGTCATCCTCCGCCTGCACATGCTCGTCTTCGGCACGGCCGCCGGCGCATCGGCCGGTTTTGGCCAGGATTGGCTTCTGACGGGCGGCATGCTGACGATCGCCTTCGGCACCATCGGCGTGCTGGCTTCGCAGGCCATGGGCCGGCTCGCCGCCTATTCCGTGCTCGTCTCTTCGGGCACGCTGCTTGCGGCGATCGGCCTCGGACGACCGGAAATGCTCGCCGGCGCGCTTCTCTATCTGGTCAGCTCGACGCTGACGATCGCCGCCTTCTTTCTGCTCATCGAACTCGTCGAACGCGGCCGCGATGCCGGCGCCGACGTTCTGGCGGTGACGATGGAAGCCTATGGCGACTTCGACGAGAATGAGGAAGAGGAGGAAGTGGGCGTCGCCATTCCGGGCACGATGGCCATTCTCGGCCTCTGCTTCTGCCTCTGCGCCATTCTCCTGTCAGGCCTGCCGCCGCTTTCGGGTTTCATCGCCAAATTCGCACTGCTGCGAGGGCTCTTCAACGTGCCCGAGGCGAACCAGGCGATCGCGATTTCCGCCGCCGACTGGATCTATGTGGCACTTCTCATCCTTTCGGGCCTCGCCGCCATGATCGCCCTGAACCGTGTCGGCATCCGCACCTTCTGGGCGTCGATCGAGGGAACCATACCGCGCGTCGTCGTCATCGAGATCACGCCAGTTGCCATCCTGCTCGCCGCCTGCGTCTTCCTGAGCTTTCAGGCCGGCCCCGCGATGCGATACATGCAGGCGACCGCCGACGATCTGCTTGCTCCCCTCGTCCATAGCGAGCGGGTCCTTTCCGCGCCCCGGGCGGGAGGAGAGTAG
- a CDS encoding Na+/H+ antiporter subunit E: MRAWLPYPLFSLALFFMWLLLNQSVAPGSIIVGGFLSALLGWVLVKLQPTRSRLHRLSLMGGLALAVVADVVRSNIAVAGIILRARGRPANTGFMSVDVDLENENALALLACILTATPGTAWLEYDRRRKSLLIHVLDIDNEDLWRRTVKRYAAGLKEILQ, from the coding sequence ATGCGTGCCTGGCTTCCCTACCCGCTGTTTTCGCTTGCCCTCTTCTTCATGTGGTTGTTGCTCAACCAATCGGTTGCGCCGGGCTCGATCATCGTCGGCGGCTTCCTGAGCGCGTTGCTCGGCTGGGTCCTGGTGAAGCTGCAGCCGACCCGATCGCGGCTGCACCGTCTAAGCCTCATGGGAGGCCTTGCGCTCGCGGTCGTCGCCGACGTTGTTCGTTCGAACATCGCCGTTGCGGGGATCATCCTGCGGGCCCGGGGCAGGCCGGCGAACACCGGTTTCATGAGCGTCGACGTCGATCTGGAAAACGAGAACGCGCTGGCGCTGCTCGCCTGCATCCTGACGGCGACGCCTGGCACCGCCTGGCTCGAATACGACCGGCGCCGCAAGAGCCTGCTCATACATGTGCTCGATATCGACAACGAGGATCTGTGGCGGCGAACGGTCAAGCGCTACGCAGCAGGACTGAAGGAGATACTTCAATGA
- a CDS encoding K+/H+ antiporter subunit F, with protein MIALAIVWSILLAQVMLTLAMAFALYRMIKGPRAQDRILGLDTLYINAMLMLLAFGIRTANSIYFETALIIALIGFVSSIAFAKFLMRGEVIE; from the coding sequence ATGATCGCGCTTGCAATCGTCTGGTCGATCCTGCTCGCCCAGGTCATGCTCACTTTGGCGATGGCCTTCGCGCTCTACCGGATGATCAAGGGACCCCGCGCCCAGGACCGCATCCTCGGGCTCGACACGCTCTATATCAACGCGATGCTGATGCTGCTTGCCTTCGGCATCCGCACCGCCAACTCGATCTATTTCGAGACCGCGCTGATCATCGCTCTGATCGGTTTCGTCTCCTCCATCGCATTCGCGAAATTTCTCATGCGCGGCGAGGTGATCGAATGA
- the mnhG gene encoding monovalent cation/H(+) antiporter subunit G, translating to MNHLADLPAWAAIAVCGLLLLGAAMTLIGSLGLLRLPSFYDRLHAPTIATSGGTILTCLASMLCFAVLQSRWIFHELLIIFFVTVTTPVTLMLLGQAALYRDRVENRQDVPRKPKPAAELDCE from the coding sequence ATGAACCATCTGGCCGACCTGCCCGCCTGGGCGGCGATCGCCGTCTGCGGCTTGCTGCTTCTCGGAGCCGCGATGACGCTCATCGGCTCGCTCGGCCTGTTGCGCCTGCCGAGCTTCTACGACCGTCTGCACGCCCCGACAATCGCGACCAGCGGCGGCACGATTCTTACCTGCCTCGCCTCGATGCTCTGCTTCGCGGTGCTGCAGAGCCGCTGGATCTTCCACGAACTGCTGATCATCTTCTTCGTCACGGTGACGACGCCGGTGACGCTGATGCTGCTCGGCCAGGCGGCTCTTTACCGCGACCGCGTCGAGAACCGCCAGGACGTGCCGCGCAAGCCGAAGCCCGCCGCGGAACTGGACTGCGAATGA
- the cobM gene encoding precorrin-4 C(11)-methyltransferase translates to MTVHFIGAGPGAADLITVRGRDLIGRCPICLYAGSIVSPELLQFCPPGARVIDTAPMSLDEIEAEYVRAAEAGEDVARLHSGDLSVWSAVAEQIRRLEKHDIAYTMTPGVPAFAAAAATLGRELTIPAVSQSLVLTRVSGRASPMPNSETLAAFGATGSTLAIHLAIHALDRVVEELTPLYGADCPVAIVVKASWPDERVLRGTLGDIADRVAADPIERTALILVGPGLEASDFRESSLYDPVYQRRFRGRE, encoded by the coding sequence ATGACCGTTCACTTCATCGGCGCGGGACCGGGCGCAGCAGACCTCATCACGGTCAGGGGGAGGGACCTGATCGGCCGCTGCCCCATTTGCCTCTATGCCGGCTCGATCGTCTCGCCGGAGCTCCTGCAATTTTGCCCGCCCGGCGCCCGCGTCATCGACACGGCGCCGATGTCGCTCGACGAGATCGAGGCGGAATATGTGCGCGCGGCCGAAGCCGGCGAGGATGTCGCGCGGCTGCATTCCGGCGACCTCTCAGTCTGGAGTGCGGTGGCCGAGCAGATACGGCGGCTAGAGAAACACGATATCGCCTATACGATGACGCCGGGCGTGCCTGCCTTCGCCGCCGCCGCGGCGACACTCGGCCGCGAATTGACCATTCCGGCGGTGTCGCAAAGCCTGGTGCTGACGCGCGTTTCCGGCCGTGCATCACCGATGCCGAACAGCGAGACGCTCGCCGCCTTCGGCGCCACCGGCTCGACGCTGGCGATCCACCTCGCCATCCATGCGCTCGACCGCGTCGTCGAGGAACTGACGCCGCTCTACGGCGCCGATTGCCCGGTGGCGATCGTCGTCAAGGCGTCCTGGCCGGATGAGCGCGTGCTGCGCGGCACGCTCGGCGACATTGCCGACCGGGTCGCCGCCGATCCGATCGAGCGCACGGCGCTGATCCTTGTCGGACCGGGGCTGGAAGCATCGGACTTCCGGGAGAGCTCGCTCTACGATCCTGTCTATCAGCGCCGCTTCCGCGGCCGCGAATAG
- the cbiE gene encoding precorrin-6y C5,15-methyltransferase (decarboxylating) subunit CbiE: MSNSGSAIVAPWLTVIGIGEDGVAGLGDEAKRLIAAAPVVFGGVRHIELAASLIQGESEAWQSPFEKSVEAIASRRGSPVVVLASGDPFLYGVGATLARRIDASEIRTIPAPSAFSLAASRLGWPLQNVATVSLHGRPLDLIRPQLQPGARVLALTSDGNGPAALAGLLCESGFGRSPLTVLEALGGERERISRHLAASFALENIAALNVCAVEVVADGSARVLPLAGGLDDALFEHDGQITKREVRALTLSALAPRRGELLWDIGAGSGSIAIEWMLANPAMQAIAIEASPERAARIGRNAARFGVPGLTVIEGQAPEALRGLTRPDVIFIGGGGSDAGVMEAAIAALPSGGRLVANAVTTEMEAVLLAHHARLGGSLIRIDIARASPVGTMTGWRPAMPVTQWSWVKD, from the coding sequence ATGTCGAATAGCGGCTCGGCCATTGTCGCTCCCTGGTTGACCGTCATCGGGATCGGGGAAGATGGTGTAGCCGGTCTCGGCGACGAGGCCAAGCGGCTGATTGCGGCAGCCCCCGTCGTCTTCGGCGGCGTCCGTCATATCGAACTCGCCGCGTCCTTGATCCAGGGCGAGAGCGAAGCTTGGCAAAGCCCCTTTGAGAAATCGGTCGAGGCGATCGCTTCGAGGCGCGGCAGTCCCGTCGTGGTGCTCGCCTCCGGCGATCCCTTCCTCTACGGTGTTGGCGCCACGCTGGCGCGCCGCATCGACGCGAGCGAAATCCGGACGATCCCTGCGCCCTCGGCCTTCAGCCTTGCAGCCTCGCGGCTCGGATGGCCGCTGCAGAACGTGGCAACCGTCTCGCTGCATGGCCGCCCGCTCGACCTCATCCGGCCGCAGCTGCAGCCGGGCGCCCGCGTGCTGGCGCTGACCTCGGACGGGAACGGCCCGGCGGCGCTCGCCGGACTGCTCTGCGAAAGCGGTTTCGGTCGGTCGCCGCTTACCGTGCTCGAAGCGCTTGGCGGGGAACGGGAGCGCATCTCTCGGCACCTTGCCGCGAGCTTCGCGCTGGAAAACATCGCTGCTCTGAACGTCTGCGCGGTCGAGGTCGTCGCCGATGGAAGTGCGCGCGTCCTGCCGCTTGCCGGCGGGCTCGACGATGCGCTGTTCGAGCATGACGGCCAGATCACCAAGCGCGAGGTCAGGGCGCTGACGCTCTCGGCGCTGGCACCGCGCAGGGGCGAGCTTCTCTGGGACATCGGCGCTGGCTCCGGCTCGATCGCCATCGAATGGATGCTGGCGAACCCGGCGATGCAGGCGATCGCCATCGAAGCTTCGCCCGAGCGGGCTGCGCGGATCGGCCGCAACGCCGCTCGCTTCGGCGTGCCCGGCCTGACGGTGATCGAGGGGCAGGCGCCGGAAGCGCTTCGCGGGCTCACCCGTCCGGATGTGATCTTCATCGGCGGTGGCGGCAGTGATGCCGGCGTCATGGAGGCGGCGATCGCCGCGCTTCCCTCCGGCGGCCGACTGGTCGCCAACGCCGTGACGACGGAAATGGAAGCGGTGCTGCTTGCCCATCACGCCCGGCTCGGCGGCTCTTTGATCCGGATCGACATCGCCCGCGCGTCGCCGGTCGGCACGATGACGGGCTGGCGCCCGGCCATGCCGGTGACGCAATGGTCCTGGGTCAAGGACTGA
- a CDS encoding cobalt-precorrin-6A reductase, which yields MAEPLFDMSATGRPRILILGGTTEARHLGERLAADPRYDAVISLAGRTADPRPQPLPTRVGGFGGAEGLAVFLELENVCLLVDATHPFAARISHNAATAAAATGTPLFALRRPAWEAQPGDRWARVASVAEAVSALGALPRRVFLAIGRQEAFLFEKAPQHSYLVRSVDPVTPPLSLPDATAILAHGPFAETDELKLLREHAIDVIVAKNSGGTATYGKIAAARKLGLEVVMVERHKPADVPTVSTCDEALERIHQFLSPVKDRGV from the coding sequence ATGGCCGAGCCGCTATTCGACATGTCAGCCACGGGCAGACCTCGCATCCTGATCCTCGGCGGCACGACCGAGGCGCGGCACCTTGGCGAGCGCCTTGCGGCCGATCCGCGCTACGACGCGGTGATCTCGCTCGCCGGCCGAACCGCCGATCCGCGGCCGCAGCCATTGCCAACGCGCGTCGGCGGCTTCGGCGGCGCCGAAGGGCTGGCCGTCTTCCTGGAGCTCGAAAACGTTTGCCTGCTGGTAGATGCGACCCATCCCTTTGCGGCGCGGATCTCCCACAATGCAGCGACCGCCGCGGCGGCGACCGGAACGCCGCTCTTCGCGCTGCGCCGGCCCGCCTGGGAGGCACAACCGGGCGATCGCTGGGCGCGTGTCGCAAGCGTCGCCGAGGCGGTGTCGGCCCTTGGCGCCTTGCCGCGCCGCGTCTTTCTGGCGATCGGCCGCCAAGAGGCCTTCCTTTTCGAAAAGGCGCCGCAGCACAGCTATCTCGTCCGCAGCGTCGATCCGGTGACGCCGCCGCTGAGCCTTCCCGATGCTACCGCGATCCTCGCGCACGGCCCCTTCGCCGAGACGGACGAGCTCAAGCTGCTCCGAGAGCATGCGATCGATGTCATCGTCGCCAAGAACAGCGGCGGCACCGCCACCTACGGCAAAATCGCCGCCGCCCGGAAGCTCGGGCTCGAGGTGGTGATGGTCGAGCGCCACAAGCCCGCCGATGTGCCGACGGTCTCCACCTGCGATGAGGCGCTCGAACGCATTCATCAATTCCTATCCCCGGTGAAGGACCGCGGCGTGTAG
- a CDS encoding precorrin-3B C(17)-methyltransferase produces the protein MTGKLFIVGTGPGNPAQMTPEAQDAIAVASEFFGYGPYLDRLHLRADQRRIASDNREELDRARAALTRASAGVDVCVVSGGDPGIFAMAAAVCEAIDTGPEAWRQVDLTITPGVTAMLAVAARIGAPLGHDFCAMSLSDNLKPWEVITRRLRLAAEAGLVIALYNPISKARPWQLGKAFDVLREVLPPRVPVIFGRAAGRPDEHIAVMPLGEADADRADMATCVIIGSPETRIVARSGKQDLVYTPRSFTGDRN, from the coding sequence ATGACCGGCAAGCTCTTCATCGTGGGCACCGGCCCTGGCAATCCGGCGCAGATGACGCCGGAGGCGCAGGATGCGATTGCCGTTGCGAGCGAATTCTTCGGCTATGGCCCCTATCTCGACCGGCTGCATCTGAGAGCCGACCAGCGCCGGATCGCCTCCGACAATCGCGAAGAGCTGGACCGGGCGAGAGCCGCGCTGACGCGCGCCAGCGCCGGCGTCGATGTCTGCGTCGTCTCCGGCGGCGATCCGGGCATATTCGCGATGGCCGCCGCCGTCTGCGAGGCGATCGACACGGGGCCGGAGGCGTGGCGGCAGGTCGATCTCACGATCACCCCTGGCGTCACCGCCATGCTCGCGGTGGCGGCGCGGATCGGTGCGCCCCTCGGCCACGATTTCTGCGCCATGTCGCTGTCGGACAATCTGAAGCCCTGGGAGGTCATCACCAGGCGGCTGCGGCTCGCGGCGGAAGCGGGACTGGTCATCGCCCTCTACAACCCGATCAGCAAGGCGCGTCCCTGGCAACTCGGCAAGGCCTTCGATGTCCTTCGCGAGGTCCTGCCGCCCCGCGTGCCGGTGATCTTCGGCCGGGCGGCCGGGCGGCCGGACGAGCACATCGCGGTGATGCCGCTCGGCGAAGCCGATGCCGACCGCGCCGACATGGCAACCTGCGTGATCATCGGCTCGCCGGAGACGCGGATCGTTGCCCGTAGCGGCAAACAGGATCTCGTCTACACGCCGCGGTCCTTCACCGGGGATAGGAATTGA
- a CDS encoding precorrin-2 C(20)-methyltransferase: MSASGRLIGVGTGPGDPELLTVKAVRALGEADVVAYFAKAGRNGNGRAVVEGLLKPDLVELPLYYPVTTEIDKGDEAYKRQITDFYDASAEAVAVHLKAGRTVAVLSEGDPLFYGSYMHLHVRLAGRYPVEVIPGITAMSGCWSVAGLPLVQGDDVLSVLPGTMGEKELQRRLADTEAAVIMKVGRNLPKIRRALAAAGKLEAAVYVERGTMTNAAMIPLGDKPDDEAPYFSLVLVPGWKDRPGWKDRPGAEGRS; the protein is encoded by the coding sequence GTGAGCGCGTCGGGCCGACTGATCGGCGTCGGGACCGGTCCCGGCGATCCGGAGCTTCTGACCGTCAAGGCGGTGCGGGCGCTCGGCGAGGCGGATGTCGTCGCCTATTTCGCCAAGGCGGGGCGCAATGGCAACGGCCGCGCCGTCGTCGAGGGACTTTTGAAGCCCGACCTGGTGGAACTGCCGCTCTACTATCCGGTGACGACCGAGATCGACAAGGGCGACGAGGCCTACAAGCGGCAGATCACCGACTTTTACGATGCCTCCGCGGAAGCGGTAGCCGTGCATCTCAAGGCCGGTCGGACCGTCGCCGTTTTGAGCGAGGGCGACCCGCTGTTCTACGGTTCCTACATGCACCTGCACGTGCGGCTCGCAGGCCGGTATCCGGTCGAGGTCATTCCCGGGATCACGGCGATGTCCGGCTGCTGGTCGGTTGCCGGCCTGCCGCTGGTGCAGGGGGATGACGTTCTCTCGGTTCTTCCCGGCACGATGGGCGAGAAGGAGCTTCAGCGCCGCCTCGCCGACACTGAAGCCGCTGTGATCATGAAGGTCGGGCGCAACCTGCCGAAGATCCGCCGCGCCCTTGCGGCGGCAGGCAAGCTCGAAGCTGCCGTCTATGTCGAGCGCGGCACGATGACGAACGCGGCGATGATTCCGCTCGGCGACAAGCCGGACGACGAGGCGCCATATTTTTCGCTGGTCCTGGTTCCCGGTTGGAAGGATCGGCCCGGCTGGAAGGATAGGCCCGGTGCGGAGGGCAGGTCATGA
- a CDS encoding precorrin-8X methylmutase, producing the protein MPDYDYIRDGNAIYERSFAIIRAEADLSGFSDEEADLAVRMVHACGSVEAVRQFVFSPDFVSAARAALKNGAPIFCDAEMVVHGVTRARLPAGNEVICSLRDPRTAEIAAEIGNTRSAAALELWGERMAGSVVAIGNAPTALFYLLEMLRDGAPKPAAILGMPVGFVGAAESKDALAENSYGVPFAIVRGRLGGSAMTAAALNSLARPGL; encoded by the coding sequence ATGCCTGACTACGATTATATCCGCGATGGCAATGCCATCTACGAGCGTTCTTTCGCGATCATCCGGGCGGAAGCCGATCTTTCCGGCTTCTCGGACGAGGAGGCCGATCTGGCGGTGCGCATGGTGCATGCCTGCGGTTCGGTGGAAGCGGTGCGTCAGTTCGTCTTCTCTCCCGACTTCGTCTCTGCCGCACGCGCGGCACTCAAGAACGGTGCTCCAATCTTCTGCGATGCGGAAATGGTCGTCCATGGCGTCACCCGGGCGCGGCTGCCGGCCGGTAACGAGGTGATCTGCTCGCTTCGCGATCCGCGCACGGCGGAGATCGCCGCCGAAATCGGCAATACGCGCTCGGCGGCGGCGCTCGAGCTCTGGGGCGAGCGGATGGCGGGCTCGGTCGTTGCCATCGGCAATGCGCCGACGGCGCTCTTCTATCTCCTGGAAATGCTACGCGACGGCGCGCCGAAGCCGGCGGCGATCCTCGGCATGCCGGTCGGCTTCGTCGGCGCGGCGGAATCGAAGGACGCGCTTGCCGAGAATTCCTATGGCGTTCCCTTCGCGATCGTTCGCGGCCGCCTCGGCGGCAGTGCAATGACGGCGGCGGCGCTGAATTCGCTGGCGAGGCCGGGGCTGTGA
- the cobG gene encoding precorrin-3B synthase: protein MTSCAAPRSQTEPGTSMRRGACPSLAAPMQTGDGLLVRLRPATGGLTPAELRALAEAAADCGSGIIEVTARGNLQVRGLIASSVPALAAAIGEAGIAVTDGVAIETPPLAGFDPREIADPRPLAAALRDAIAERRPALALAPKLSIVIDGNGRFHLRDVAADLRLEARNSEDGLRWLLSFGGAGRPERPVALLEAERVVPALMEILAELDHFGPAARGRDLDADAIRQRLSAGLDPLPAAGGTSPFLPAGIHDFGDGRTVLGVALAFAQTDSASLIAFLQSAGELGATEIRLAPRHGLLVLGLSREAAALAQQLALSHGFLVSADDPRNHVATCAGLACASALMDTKVVAGLLLEVGADLLDGSLAIHLSGCPKGCARPVASPLTLVGAPSGYALVVNGAASVAPSAYTDEGGIKAALAALNALVRENKDAGESARSCLTRLGTAHIVDAFEQG, encoded by the coding sequence ATGACGAGCTGCGCTGCGCCCAGGTCACAAACTGAACCCGGCACATCGATGCGCCGCGGCGCCTGTCCGTCGCTCGCAGCGCCGATGCAGACCGGAGATGGTCTGCTCGTGCGGCTGCGTCCGGCGACCGGTGGGTTGACGCCCGCCGAGCTAAGGGCACTGGCTGAAGCGGCCGCAGACTGCGGCAGCGGCATTATCGAAGTAACCGCTCGGGGCAACCTGCAGGTCCGCGGGCTGATCGCCTCAAGCGTTCCGGCACTTGCCGCCGCGATCGGGGAGGCGGGAATCGCCGTTACAGACGGCGTCGCGATCGAGACGCCGCCGCTTGCCGGGTTCGATCCGCGCGAAATCGCCGACCCCCGGCCATTGGCCGCGGCCCTGCGCGACGCGATTGCCGAACGTCGTCCGGCGCTTGCGCTCGCACCGAAATTGTCCATCGTCATCGATGGGAATGGCCGCTTCCACCTGCGGGATGTCGCGGCCGATCTCCGCCTTGAGGCGCGGAACAGCGAGGATGGCCTTCGCTGGCTGCTGTCCTTCGGCGGCGCGGGACGCCCGGAGCGGCCGGTTGCGCTGCTGGAGGCGGAGCGGGTCGTCCCTGCGCTGATGGAAATTCTGGCGGAGCTCGATCATTTCGGCCCAGCCGCACGCGGTCGCGATCTTGATGCGGACGCCATCCGGCAGCGTTTATCCGCCGGCCTCGACCCCTTGCCGGCGGCCGGCGGCACCTCGCCATTCTTGCCGGCGGGCATTCACGACTTCGGCGACGGTCGCACCGTGCTCGGTGTCGCTCTTGCTTTTGCGCAAACCGATAGCGCCAGCCTCATCGCCTTCCTGCAAAGCGCCGGGGAATTGGGCGCAACGGAAATACGCCTCGCGCCGCGCCATGGTCTCCTCGTCCTCGGCCTGTCGCGGGAAGCTGCCGCCCTCGCGCAACAACTGGCGCTTTCCCATGGTTTCCTGGTTTCCGCCGATGATCCGCGAAATCACGTCGCCACCTGCGCCGGGCTTGCCTGCGCCTCGGCGCTGATGGACACCAAGGTGGTGGCCGGGCTATTGCTCGAGGTCGGTGCCGACCTTCTCGACGGCTCGCTCGCAATCCATCTCTCGGGCTGTCCAAAGGGATGCGCCAGACCGGTAGCTTCTCCCCTGACGCTTGTCGGTGCGCCATCAGGATACGCGCTTGTCGTAAATGGGGCTGCTTCCGTCGCGCCGAGCGCCTACACCGATGAGGGCGGGATAAAAGCCGCGCTGGCCGCGCTCAATGCGCTGGTCAGGGAAAACAAAGACGCTGGCGAATCGGCGCGCTCCTGTCTTACACGGCTCGGGACGGCGCACATCGTCGACGCGTTTGAACAGGGATAG
- the cobF gene encoding precorrin-6A synthase (deacetylating), whose product MRHILIIGIGAGNPEHITVQAVNALNRADVLFIPTKGAKKTELAEVRRDICARYVTRSDSRTVEFTVPVRRTEGRSYVQGVDDWHASIAATYEALLESELADGQTGAFLVWGDPMLYDSTIRIVERVRARGSVAFDFEVVPGITSLQALCASHRIPLNLVGKPVEITTGRRLAESFPHKSETAVAMLDGEQAFQKIDDPDAEIYWGAYLGTPDEIVISGRLADVKEEILKARADARERMGWIMDIYLLRKGADFDG is encoded by the coding sequence ATGCGGCATATCCTGATCATCGGGATCGGGGCGGGCAACCCCGAACACATCACGGTCCAGGCGGTCAATGCACTGAACCGCGCCGACGTGCTCTTCATCCCGACCAAGGGTGCGAAGAAGACGGAGCTTGCCGAGGTGCGCCGCGACATCTGCGCCCGCTACGTGACGCGCAGCGACAGCCGGACCGTCGAATTCACCGTGCCGGTCCGCCGGACCGAGGGACGCAGCTACGTCCAAGGCGTCGATGATTGGCATGCGAGCATCGCCGCCACTTATGAGGCGCTGCTCGAGAGCGAACTCGCGGACGGGCAGACCGGCGCCTTTCTCGTCTGGGGCGATCCGATGCTCTATGACAGCACGATCCGCATTGTCGAAAGGGTTCGTGCGCGGGGCAGCGTGGCCTTCGACTTCGAGGTAGTTCCCGGTATCACCAGCCTTCAGGCGCTTTGCGCCAGCCATCGCATTCCGCTCAACCTCGTCGGCAAGCCCGTGGAGATCACCACCGGTCGCCGGCTTGCCGAGAGCTTTCCGCACAAAAGCGAGACGGCCGTCGCCATGCTCGATGGCGAACAGGCTTTTCAGAAGATCGACGATCCGGATGCGGAGATTTACTGGGGCGCCTATCTCGGTACGCCGGACGAGATCGTCATTTCCGGGCGTCTCGCCGACGTAAAGGAAGAAATCCTGAAGGCAAGGGCCGACGCGCGCGAGCGCATGGGCTGGATCATGGATATCTATCTGCTGCGCAAGGGTGCGGACTTCGACGGGTAG